A part of Candidatus Electrothrix aestuarii genomic DNA contains:
- a CDS encoding dCMP deaminase family protein, with amino-acid sequence METGKRTDCLSWDEYFMAVALLSGQRSKDPNTQVGACVADSDNKIVGVGYNGFPWGCSDDELPWDREGAYLDTKYPYVCHAELNAVLNATSRNLSGCRIYVALFPCNECTKVIIQSGIEEIVYLSDKYKDTDTVRASKIMLEKSGIGYRQFKTERENVLLAFREEW; translated from the coding sequence ATGGAAACGGGAAAGCGGACTGATTGCCTGAGCTGGGATGAGTACTTTATGGCAGTGGCGTTGCTTTCTGGGCAGCGCTCAAAAGACCCGAATACGCAGGTAGGTGCCTGTGTAGCGGACTCTGATAACAAGATTGTCGGCGTTGGATATAACGGATTCCCCTGGGGATGCTCTGATGATGAACTTCCCTGGGACCGCGAAGGAGCGTATCTGGATACCAAGTATCCTTATGTCTGTCATGCTGAATTAAATGCGGTTTTGAATGCAACCTCTCGTAACCTTTCAGGTTGCCGTATCTATGTGGCACTTTTCCCCTGTAATGAATGCACCAAAGTAATTATTCAGTCAGGAATAGAAGAGATTGTCTATTTATCTGATAAATATAAGGATACTGATACAGTGAGAGCCTCGAAAATTATGCTGGAAAAATCTGGGATCGGATATCGACAATTCAAGACTGAGCGTGAAAACGTGTTGCTTGCATTCAGGGAAGAATGGTAA
- a CDS encoding outer membrane beta-barrel protein: protein MERQFKKYMSTALLLFLSSQANFLEAQEYNKIDSSPQSDLPMATVIYNDEIPGQSTPSSPASTVQKQNISAPIVAPVDSIPTSYSGGQEMQVMQVEEEEKIDADGRVFGYRNGYVHAALGVSGEWTDNLYNTDTEKEENFLTTISPSVWLTWPRRSRRPLQVAADNTAVGGLQYSQNEYDVYNKIEFYLAGKMDFMTYSADSELNHTEGRLQGQVVYKPYERLTLQLIDNYSHSQDIFNIAEANAENDRVYDTNVFKGGADWRISDKVSARVGYTNHLLSYDLEENNFMDRTDQGFDGALAYDYSPKTSFSISGSLLKATYEEDDMPDNENIFLQAGINWQATVKTAFRVNAGYQTVDYDEDWDSDKAESIATTLNDGEDSFFFEAQGIWQATRKSEFLLNSKYNIEQSDSEYALNKTVWASRLAYGYRFTGRIRGALNFIYEDSDYDQFDGSSRLDERWNFSPSLDYAFRKWLALTVYYSFDKKDSNFDELDYETNALGIGARGTF, encoded by the coding sequence ATGGAACGTCAGTTTAAAAAATATATGAGCACAGCCTTGCTTCTCTTCTTGAGCTCGCAGGCCAATTTTTTAGAGGCACAGGAATATAATAAGATTGATAGTTCTCCACAATCAGATCTGCCGATGGCAACTGTAATTTATAATGACGAAATTCCTGGTCAGAGTACTCCTTCATCTCCGGCGAGTACAGTGCAAAAGCAAAATATATCTGCACCGATAGTCGCTCCTGTTGACTCTATACCGACGAGCTATTCCGGTGGGCAGGAAATGCAGGTAATGCAGGTTGAGGAAGAAGAAAAGATAGACGCTGATGGGAGGGTATTCGGCTATCGGAATGGATATGTACATGCAGCTTTAGGCGTAAGCGGTGAATGGACCGATAACCTGTATAATACAGATACAGAAAAAGAAGAAAATTTTCTTACCACTATTTCTCCTTCTGTGTGGTTGACTTGGCCGAGAAGAAGCAGACGCCCTTTGCAGGTTGCAGCGGATAATACTGCGGTGGGGGGCTTGCAGTACAGTCAGAATGAGTATGATGTTTACAACAAGATAGAATTCTATCTTGCTGGCAAAATGGATTTCATGACCTATTCGGCAGATTCAGAACTTAATCATACAGAAGGTAGACTTCAAGGGCAGGTAGTATATAAGCCCTATGAACGTCTGACGTTGCAGCTCATAGATAATTACTCGCATAGCCAGGATATTTTTAACATTGCTGAAGCAAATGCTGAAAATGATCGTGTGTACGACACCAATGTGTTCAAAGGTGGAGCTGACTGGAGAATTTCTGATAAAGTTTCAGCACGGGTAGGTTATACCAATCATTTATTGTCTTACGACCTTGAGGAAAATAACTTCATGGATCGCACTGACCAAGGATTTGACGGTGCCTTAGCTTATGATTACAGTCCGAAAACGAGCTTTTCTATTAGTGGTTCTTTGCTGAAAGCAACCTATGAAGAGGATGATATGCCAGATAATGAGAATATCTTTCTTCAGGCAGGGATAAATTGGCAGGCCACTGTCAAGACAGCTTTTAGAGTCAATGCTGGCTATCAGACAGTAGATTATGATGAAGACTGGGATAGTGATAAAGCTGAGTCTATTGCAACTACTTTGAACGACGGCGAGGATAGCTTTTTTTTTGAAGCGCAGGGAATCTGGCAGGCCACTAGGAAAAGTGAATTTTTGCTGAATTCAAAATATAATATTGAGCAATCGGATAGTGAGTATGCCTTGAATAAAACAGTCTGGGCTTCTCGCCTTGCTTATGGGTATCGCTTTACTGGTCGTATTAGAGGGGCGCTGAATTTTATTTACGAGGACTCTGATTATGATCAGTTTGATGGCAGTTCCCGCCTTGATGAGCGATGGAATTTCAGCCCAAGTCTCGACTACGCCTTCAGAAAATGGTTGGCACTTACAGTCTATTATAGCTTTGATAAGAAAGATTCTAATTTTGATGAGCTTGATTACGAAACCAATGCCTTAGGTATTGGTGCCCGTGGCACATTTTAA
- a CDS encoding SLBB domain-containing protein — protein sequence MVEKKSEYTIGAGDVLSIKVYDHEELTVKVRVSEGGTIEFPLIGQVHVGGQGVSTAAERIESALADGYIIEPQVTIFIEQFKSKKVVVLGPVHTPGLVELNGPITLLELISQVGGLKENAGQTAMIKRQKNGGIQENIPVDLDRLIRKGDSRQNILVQGGDTVTIAEGAVCFITGEVNQPGEYPCGRNASVLKIISLAGSFTEKALESGIKISRTINGVKQVVQHVNQDTLVQPDDVIIVPERTISKEDEKLCYITGEVKRPGAYPCSGNTTVLKLLTRAGGLTDKALESGIEINRQINGSKQVLKGVNQDTILLPDDVVLVPASFATKEAVCYITGQVNRPGAYPCSGNTSILKLLTRAGGFTDKALESGIQINRQMNGRKQILQNVNQDTVLRPDDVVVVPASAAKKEAVCYITGQVNKPGAYPCGRKTTVLKMISLAGSFTGIAAESSIKINRMVNGAMQELDDVELDTLVQPEDVIVVPESFF from the coding sequence ATGGTGGAAAAAAAAAGCGAATATACTATTGGAGCAGGAGATGTCCTGTCTATTAAGGTTTATGATCACGAGGAATTAACGGTCAAAGTTCGGGTTTCAGAGGGAGGAACAATAGAATTCCCTTTGATTGGTCAGGTTCATGTCGGAGGCCAAGGTGTATCTACTGCTGCTGAACGTATAGAGTCAGCATTGGCTGATGGATATATTATTGAACCCCAGGTTACTATATTCATAGAGCAGTTTAAAAGTAAGAAGGTTGTTGTTCTTGGTCCCGTCCATACACCAGGGCTTGTTGAATTAAATGGGCCAATAACGTTACTGGAGCTTATTTCTCAGGTCGGTGGTTTGAAAGAAAATGCCGGACAAACCGCAATGATCAAAAGGCAGAAAAATGGTGGTATACAGGAAAATATACCTGTTGATCTTGATCGGCTAATAAGAAAAGGGGATTCGCGACAGAATATTTTGGTTCAAGGCGGAGATACCGTAACCATTGCTGAAGGAGCTGTTTGCTTTATTACTGGTGAGGTTAATCAGCCCGGAGAATATCCCTGTGGTCGCAATGCCTCTGTTCTCAAAATAATTTCTTTAGCAGGCAGTTTTACTGAAAAAGCTCTTGAGTCGGGAATTAAGATTAGTCGGACGATTAATGGGGTGAAGCAGGTTGTGCAGCATGTGAATCAGGATACATTGGTACAGCCTGATGATGTTATTATTGTACCCGAGCGTACCATCAGCAAAGAAGACGAGAAGCTTTGCTATATTACCGGAGAGGTGAAACGGCCTGGAGCCTATCCGTGTTCTGGAAATACAACTGTTCTGAAGTTGTTAACTAGAGCAGGAGGGCTTACTGATAAGGCTTTAGAATCCGGGATTGAAATTAATCGCCAGATCAATGGCAGCAAGCAAGTGCTGAAGGGGGTCAATCAGGATACGATATTATTACCAGACGATGTCGTTCTTGTACCTGCAAGTTTTGCCACAAAAGAGGCAGTTTGTTATATTACGGGGCAGGTCAACAGGCCAGGAGCATATCCTTGTTCTGGGAATACAAGCATTTTGAAATTATTGACAAGGGCCGGTGGTTTTACTGATAAAGCATTGGAGTCTGGGATTCAGATTAACCGACAAATGAATGGCCGCAAGCAAATTCTTCAAAACGTTAATCAAGATACTGTGCTTCGTCCTGATGATGTAGTTGTCGTGCCTGCAAGTGCTGCAAAGAAGGAAGCTGTTTGTTATATCACCGGGCAGGTCAATAAGCCAGGAGCATATCCCTGCGGGAGAAAAACTACAGTCCTGAAAATGATTTCCTTAGCAGGGAGTTTTACTGGTATTGCTGCTGAGTCCAGTATTAAAATTAACAGGATGGTCAATGGGGCAATGCAGGAACTGGATGATGTTGAGCTTGATACCCTTGTACAGCCAGAGGATGTCATTGTCGTGCCTGAAAGTTTTTTTTAG
- a CDS encoding polysaccharide biosynthesis tyrosine autokinase — protein MIDRLRILQKRKYLVITVALIVFLTSVLFTFSKIPVYTATTQVLVEKNQENGRLDGLVNYMAWDPDFKATQFELIRSFNVALRVVKNQHLDTEYKQYFLKDPGVYSRASSGVVSTATSFFSNAVSSITTFLSTLTGPEQAPKMAAPAEEEGKENTGEKSDAEKIAGMIQGALTLTPVRDTKIVSVSYTHEHPEIARLVANGVVEAYIEETLDIKTSTTRHSLKWMTAKANEERKKLDESERALQEYMRNNDIVTVENKLAVLPERLSKFSAELSAAQTEEKKYAAVYHQIKAVGKDSKKLEAIPLLADNSELQVLRGELFSAEQHIRELSKRYGEKHPMMIKTRADQKLLLQKRRLEIERIIQVSKNNYDLAKTRVKDLAKMMEETKAEMLNMNERLAEYNVLNRDKEMNRTVYDALSSSIKKTNVTAQAMDVRIWAVKKADLPLAPSAPKKKKELLVGLLVGLGVGIALAFFLDYLDNTASSAEELEKRYGLTVLGAVEDLPKKGKNIETFIQDNPLSAFAESYRLIRSSLLLSTPDHPPRTLLVTSMMQQEGKSTTTKNLATILAQNEKRILIVDCDMRRPRQHSMFGVDNSYGLSNYLSGNTDEQQPALIQQIPDSKISVLPSGPIPPNPAELLGSKRMKTLLSKSMERFDFVLLDSPPVQQVTDSLLLASLVDGTVTVLRAGKTTFDMLDSGIKKLRESNAHMLGLVLNRVTKKHAGQGYYGYYSYYSRKGKGGYYTEEGKK, from the coding sequence ATGATTGATCGCCTCCGTATTTTGCAAAAACGGAAGTATCTTGTCATTACAGTTGCACTTATCGTTTTTCTCACAAGCGTACTATTCACCTTTTCGAAAATACCTGTTTATACTGCAACAACGCAGGTGTTAGTTGAAAAAAATCAGGAGAATGGTCGTCTTGACGGATTAGTAAATTATATGGCATGGGATCCTGATTTTAAAGCGACCCAGTTTGAGTTGATCCGTAGTTTTAATGTTGCCCTCAGGGTGGTGAAAAATCAGCACCTTGATACGGAATATAAACAATATTTTTTAAAGGATCCAGGGGTATATTCTCGTGCCTCGTCCGGTGTTGTAAGTACTGCCACATCTTTTTTTTCTAACGCTGTTTCTTCTATAACTACTTTTTTATCCACATTAACTGGACCGGAGCAAGCTCCAAAAATGGCCGCTCCAGCTGAGGAAGAAGGAAAAGAAAACACTGGAGAGAAAAGTGATGCGGAAAAGATCGCTGGCATGATTCAAGGTGCCCTTACATTAACTCCGGTACGAGATACTAAGATTGTTAGCGTAAGTTATACTCATGAACATCCTGAAATTGCTCGGCTTGTTGCTAATGGTGTTGTGGAGGCGTATATAGAGGAAACTCTAGACATAAAGACAAGCACCACCAGACACAGCTTAAAATGGATGACGGCTAAGGCGAATGAGGAGAGGAAAAAACTTGATGAATCGGAGCGGGCTCTACAGGAATATATGCGGAATAACGATATAGTCACTGTGGAGAATAAGTTGGCTGTCCTGCCCGAGCGCCTTTCCAAATTCAGCGCGGAGCTATCCGCAGCGCAAACTGAGGAAAAAAAGTATGCAGCTGTGTATCATCAGATTAAGGCTGTTGGTAAAGACAGTAAAAAGCTTGAGGCTATTCCTTTACTTGCAGATAACAGCGAATTGCAGGTTCTTCGTGGTGAACTTTTTTCAGCTGAACAGCATATCCGAGAGTTGTCCAAGAGGTATGGCGAAAAGCACCCGATGATGATAAAGACTCGGGCCGACCAAAAGTTGTTACTGCAAAAGAGGCGGTTGGAGATCGAACGAATTATCCAGGTTTCTAAAAATAATTATGATCTTGCCAAAACCCGGGTCAAAGATTTGGCAAAGATGATGGAGGAAACTAAGGCCGAGATGCTGAATATGAACGAGCGCTTGGCCGAATACAATGTCCTAAATCGGGATAAGGAAATGAATCGGACAGTATACGATGCCTTATCCAGCAGTATCAAAAAAACGAACGTCACTGCCCAAGCTATGGATGTCAGAATCTGGGCGGTGAAAAAGGCCGACCTTCCTCTTGCTCCCTCGGCCCCGAAGAAAAAGAAAGAGTTACTGGTCGGCTTGCTTGTCGGTTTAGGAGTAGGGATTGCCTTAGCTTTTTTTCTTGATTACCTTGATAATACTGCAAGCTCTGCGGAAGAGTTGGAAAAACGCTATGGTCTCACTGTCCTTGGTGCGGTGGAAGATCTGCCCAAAAAAGGAAAGAACATCGAAACGTTTATTCAGGATAACCCCCTTTCAGCATTTGCAGAAAGCTATAGATTAATTCGCTCCAGCTTACTTTTGTCCACACCCGATCATCCTCCTCGAACTCTTCTAGTCACAAGTATGATGCAGCAAGAGGGGAAAAGTACAACAACCAAGAATCTTGCTACTATCCTGGCTCAGAATGAGAAGAGGATATTAATTGTTGACTGCGATATGCGCCGTCCCAGACAGCATTCTATGTTTGGGGTGGATAACTCCTATGGACTGAGTAATTATCTTTCCGGTAATACGGATGAACAGCAGCCTGCTTTGATTCAACAAATACCAGATAGCAAGATATCTGTACTCCCATCAGGGCCTATTCCTCCCAATCCTGCGGAGCTACTAGGTTCTAAGCGGATGAAAACATTGCTGAGCAAATCTATGGAGCGCTTTGACTTTGTTCTTCTGGATTCACCACCTGTACAACAGGTAACTGATAGCCTGCTTTTGGCTAGCTTAGTTGATGGGACAGTTACTGTCCTCCGGGCGGGAAAAACTACTTTTGATATGCTTGATAGTGGAATCAAAAAGTTGCGTGAAAGCAACGCACATATGTTGGGCTTGGTGCTCAATCGTGTAACCAAAAAGCATGCAGGGCAGGGCTACTACGGATATTATTCCTACTACTCTCGTAAAGGTAAAGGTGGGTACTATACGGAAGAAGGTAAAAAATAA
- a CDS encoding O-antigen ligase family protein, whose amino-acid sequence MQVRSEVISFFLFLATLFFAPLAFGTTENWSIITVELLVALAGIFYFLPSAGKKASSSYYRVPGILPLLLLLAWMLLQLIPLPLSLVRIVAPNICQAYQPILTLPTLGNLYAWLPLTVNYKETLLEVLRLSSYALFYVLTIQLLTSSRKLRLTITLVTGLAICIAFFAILQRITAPDTLFWFRKLSDGKQAFGPWVYKNHYAGFMVMLCPLVLSQFFLYRPVYGRADTLRGKIVAFFSESKTALYLGWGFGSIVIFASVFLTQSRGGILSIICSLLFFLFFISRQQEKIGKAQLFILFAGFLILVGWYSWEPISDRFLAIFDSETGRVKDDRLLIWQDTFQIIKDFFLTGSGFGTFVDIFPSYKTLPDDLLYDHAHNDFLELLSNGGVPAGLLGGWFIASVLHVGYKMIHLRRDSFSVFPAVGAFSGLAGLLVYSGFDFNLHNGANGLYFFFLAGLLVSAGNTRRYYQDSPTLLPLLKPNYWRNILVFTAILAFFGATLFYQGRKVWAERKYRKARQVSSLERFTPVDRVEKMSMLLEEARAFDPVTGLYSHTLAKLKSLQGQDKQAVRLSAEAVRQQSMSFTFLQQLGHVVAATDLELARNLLKRGYERADQKKLAFQTWAAFELSQRTGKEGRVRLRREVERDPRMLASLYQVLIKYQVNQKYVAEILPQKTSSWLGFWNKVKNEKRSSEFHFIIEHALDFIDNDSKVLPQYFSEVFHYYRTQKKMKSPEMCSKSLCATYRIMFLFISFSVRYI is encoded by the coding sequence ATGCAGGTTCGGAGTGAAGTAATATCCTTTTTCCTTTTTCTGGCCACGTTATTTTTTGCACCGCTTGCTTTTGGCACGACCGAGAACTGGTCAATCATCACCGTAGAGCTTCTTGTCGCTCTTGCAGGCATTTTTTATTTTCTCCCTTCTGCTGGTAAAAAAGCAAGCTCAAGCTATTATCGAGTTCCGGGCATACTTCCTTTGCTTCTGCTTTTGGCTTGGATGCTGCTACAGCTCATTCCTCTTCCTCTCTCTCTTGTGCGCATAGTTGCGCCAAACATTTGTCAGGCATATCAACCGATTCTCACCTTGCCGACTCTAGGTAATCTTTATGCTTGGCTTCCTCTTACCGTTAATTATAAGGAGACTCTGCTTGAGGTACTTCGACTAAGCTCCTATGCACTTTTTTATGTGTTGACCATTCAACTGCTCACGAGCAGTAGGAAGCTGCGCTTAACAATTACGCTCGTCACAGGCTTAGCTATTTGCATAGCTTTCTTTGCTATATTACAGCGAATAACAGCACCTGATACACTTTTCTGGTTCCGTAAGTTGTCAGATGGAAAGCAAGCATTCGGTCCCTGGGTATATAAAAACCATTATGCTGGTTTTATGGTTATGCTCTGTCCCCTTGTGTTGTCCCAGTTTTTTTTGTATCGACCTGTATATGGGAGGGCGGATACGCTCAGAGGAAAAATAGTCGCCTTTTTTTCAGAGAGCAAAACGGCTCTGTATTTGGGCTGGGGTTTTGGCAGTATTGTTATTTTTGCCTCAGTTTTTCTTACCCAGTCGCGCGGTGGTATTCTGAGTATTATTTGCAGCCTGTTGTTTTTTTTATTTTTCATTTCTCGACAGCAGGAAAAGATAGGAAAAGCTCAGTTGTTCATTCTTTTTGCGGGCTTTCTGATTCTCGTTGGTTGGTACAGCTGGGAGCCAATAAGTGATCGCTTTCTCGCTATTTTCGACAGCGAAACGGGTAGGGTAAAGGATGATCGACTGCTGATTTGGCAAGATACTTTTCAGATAATAAAAGATTTTTTTCTCACAGGAAGTGGCTTCGGAACCTTTGTGGATATCTTTCCAAGCTATAAAACCCTTCCTGACGATCTCTTGTATGATCATGCGCATAACGATTTTTTGGAGTTACTGAGCAATGGTGGGGTACCTGCTGGCCTGTTGGGTGGGTGGTTCATAGCAAGTGTACTACATGTCGGATATAAAATGATTCATTTACGAAGGGATAGCTTTTCTGTCTTTCCCGCAGTAGGAGCGTTCAGTGGTCTGGCTGGCCTGTTAGTTTATAGTGGATTTGATTTCAATCTTCATAATGGAGCTAATGGACTCTATTTCTTTTTCCTGGCTGGTTTGCTTGTTTCTGCTGGAAACACCAGACGCTATTACCAGGATTCACCGACATTACTGCCTCTTCTGAAACCAAATTATTGGCGCAACATCTTGGTCTTTACTGCGATACTGGCTTTTTTCGGCGCAACCTTATTTTATCAAGGAAGAAAGGTCTGGGCAGAAAGGAAATATCGTAAAGCAAGGCAGGTTTCCTCTCTGGAACGCTTTACTCCTGTTGATCGGGTAGAAAAAATGTCTATGCTCCTTGAAGAAGCAAGGGCTTTTGATCCTGTCACAGGGTTGTATTCCCATACATTAGCAAAGTTAAAAAGCTTACAGGGGCAGGATAAACAGGCGGTGAGGCTCTCAGCAGAAGCCGTAAGGCAACAATCCATGAGCTTTACCTTTCTCCAGCAGCTTGGTCATGTTGTCGCAGCTACTGATTTGGAGCTGGCACGAAACCTCTTGAAAAGAGGATATGAAAGAGCTGATCAAAAGAAGCTTGCCTTTCAAACCTGGGCAGCCTTTGAGCTCAGCCAGCGAACAGGGAAAGAGGGAAGAGTCAGGTTAAGAAGGGAAGTTGAGCGTGACCCCAGAATGCTTGCTTCGCTTTATCAGGTATTGATTAAGTATCAGGTGAATCAAAAATACGTTGCAGAAATACTACCACAAAAAACATCATCTTGGCTAGGTTTCTGGAATAAAGTCAAGAATGAAAAACGATCAAGTGAGTTCCATTTTATTATAGAACATGCACTGGACTTTATTGATAATGACTCCAAGGTGCTACCGCAGTATTTTTCTGAGGTTTTTCATTATTATCGAACCCAAAAAAAGATGAAAAGTCCGGAAATGTGCTCCAAGTCGCTTTGCGCTACTTACCGGATTATGTTCCTTTTCATATCCTTCTCGGTGAGATATATTTAA
- a CDS encoding tetratricopeptide repeat protein, whose amino-acid sequence MLQVALRYLPDYVPFHILLGEIYLKKGKKELAIKQYEQAAVLDPENSEIQRRVKVLRVK is encoded by the coding sequence GTGCTCCAAGTCGCTTTGCGCTACTTACCGGATTATGTTCCTTTTCATATCCTTCTCGGTGAGATATATTTAAAGAAAGGGAAGAAAGAGCTCGCGATCAAACAGTATGAGCAAGCTGCTGTGCTTGATCCTGAAAATAGCGAGATACAGCGTAGAGTAAAGGTGTTGCGGGTGAAATGA
- a CDS encoding DsbC family protein, with amino-acid sequence MNCNKIFLSLFLITLFSAGQAMAFQEAGCGAGDCRDCHSVNRDEVAQLLKGKVTEVLDVKRSEVPGLWDIEAVYNGQKIPFYMDFSKKYLISGNVIRLKNNENVTQENFVKMNKVDRAKISLDDALVLGDAAAENKIIVFDDPECSYCSKLHSEMKKVVKQRPDIAFLIKMFPLAMHPNAKGKAQTIVCTKLKGENDKALQLLEDSLSKKELPKAECKSDIIDKNIALAKELYIASTPTLIMPDGRVLPGFKKADQIINSLKEKEEKKD; translated from the coding sequence ATGAATTGCAATAAAATTTTTCTTTCTTTGTTTCTTATTACCTTATTTTCAGCTGGTCAAGCTATGGCCTTTCAGGAAGCAGGGTGCGGAGCTGGTGATTGCCGTGACTGTCATTCTGTTAATCGGGATGAGGTCGCCCAATTGCTTAAAGGGAAGGTAACAGAGGTTCTGGATGTCAAGCGAAGTGAAGTGCCAGGGCTCTGGGATATTGAAGCTGTTTATAATGGTCAAAAGATTCCGTTTTATATGGATTTTTCCAAGAAGTATTTAATCAGCGGTAATGTGATCAGATTGAAAAATAACGAGAATGTCACTCAGGAAAACTTTGTTAAAATGAACAAGGTTGATAGAGCAAAGATATCTCTGGATGATGCACTTGTTCTTGGTGATGCTGCTGCGGAAAATAAGATTATTGTTTTTGACGATCCAGAGTGTTCATACTGTAGTAAGTTGCACTCAGAGATGAAAAAGGTTGTTAAGCAGCGTCCTGACATTGCCTTTTTGATTAAAATGTTTCCCTTGGCTATGCATCCCAATGCTAAAGGAAAAGCACAAACTATTGTTTGCACCAAGCTGAAAGGCGAGAATGACAAAGCATTGCAACTTCTTGAAGATAGTTTGAGTAAGAAAGAGCTGCCAAAAGCTGAGTGCAAATCTGATATTATTGATAAGAATATCGCCTTGGCTAAGGAACTGTACATTGCTTCCACCCCGACATTAATAATGCCTGACGGACGAGTGCTTCCCGGTTTTAAGAAGGCTGATCAAATTATAAATTCTCTTAAAGAAAAAGAAGAGAAAAAGGATTGA